In a genomic window of Ranitomeya imitator isolate aRanImi1 chromosome 5, aRanImi1.pri, whole genome shotgun sequence:
- the LOC138681206 gene encoding putative deoxyribonuclease tatdn3-B isoform X1 has protein sequence MRVMVLASSGNVERQTVMDWSGGFVDCHCHLSAAEFSHDIDHVLDEARAVGVRAIVAVAEHSAEFEKVIYLSKRYPQLVFPCLGVHPVQAANPEQQRSATLQDVNDALPLIEQYRDELVAIGEVGLDFTPRIANTDNQKEEQRQVFIRQIQLAKRLGLPLNVHSRSAGRPTINLLKEQGAECVLLHAFDGKPSVAMEGVKAGYFFSIPPSIIRSKQKQKLVKQLPLENICLETDSPALGPEKQIRNEPKNITYAAEYIAMVKGISLEEVINVTTKNALRLFPRLLHVLQK, from the exons ATGCGTGTTATGGTCCTTGCGTCTTCTGGCAATGTAGAGAGACAGACAGTCATGGACTGGAGCGGGGGGTTTGTGGACTGTCACTGTCACCTGTCTGCGGCAGAGTTCAGCCAT GACATCGATCATGTCTTGGATGAAGCCAGAGCA GTTGGTGTCCGGGCTATTGTCGCCGTCGCAGAACATTCAGCAGAGTTTGAAAAAGTGATTTATCTTTCTAAGCG GTATCCACAGCTGGTCTTCCCGTGTCTCGGAGTGCACCCGGTCCAAGCTGCAAATCCAGAACAGCAACGTAGTGCTACACTACAG GATGTGAATGATGCTCTGCCTTTGATAGAACAGTACAGAGATGAGTTGGTGGCTATCGGCGAG GTGGGTTTAGATTTCACACCACGAATAGCAAATACGGACAATCAGAAAGAAGAGCAACGTCAAGTGTTCATCAGACAGATTCAACTGGCCAAGCGGCTCGGCCTGCCTCT aAATGTTCACTCCCGTTCAGCAGGAAGACCAACTATTAACCTTCTGAAGGAGCAAG GCGCTGAATGTGTCCTTCTCCATGCATTTGATGGCAAGCCGTCGGTGGCTATGGAAGGTGTTAAAGCTGGATACTTCTTTTCCATTCCCCCTTCTATCATCAGGAGTAAGCAG AAGCAGAAACTTGTGAAGCAGCTTCCGCTAGAGAACATCTGCTTGGAAACAGACTCCCCCGCCCTGGGACCAGAAAAACAG ATCAGAAATGAACCGAAAAACATCACGTATGCTGCGGAATATATCGCCATGGTCAAAGGAATCTCGCTAGAAGAAGTTATCAATGTCACTACTAAGAACGCCTTACGACTGTTCCCCAGATTGCTGCACGTCCTACAGAAATAA
- the LOC138681206 gene encoding putative deoxyribonuclease tatdn3-B isoform X2, whose amino-acid sequence MRVMVLASSGNVERQTVMDWSGGFVDCHCHLSAAEFSHDIDHVLDEARAVGVRAIVAVAEHSAEFEKVIYLSKRYPQLVFPCLGVHPVQAANPEQQRSATLQDVNDALPLIEQYRDELVAIGEVGLDFTPRIANTDNQKEEQRQVFIRQIQLAKRLGLPLNVHSRSAGRPTINLLKEQGAECVLLHAFDGKPSVAMEGVKAGYFFSIPPSIIRSKQQKLVKQLPLENICLETDSPALGPEKQIRNEPKNITYAAEYIAMVKGISLEEVINVTTKNALRLFPRLLHVLQK is encoded by the exons ATGCGTGTTATGGTCCTTGCGTCTTCTGGCAATGTAGAGAGACAGACAGTCATGGACTGGAGCGGGGGGTTTGTGGACTGTCACTGTCACCTGTCTGCGGCAGAGTTCAGCCAT GACATCGATCATGTCTTGGATGAAGCCAGAGCA GTTGGTGTCCGGGCTATTGTCGCCGTCGCAGAACATTCAGCAGAGTTTGAAAAAGTGATTTATCTTTCTAAGCG GTATCCACAGCTGGTCTTCCCGTGTCTCGGAGTGCACCCGGTCCAAGCTGCAAATCCAGAACAGCAACGTAGTGCTACACTACAG GATGTGAATGATGCTCTGCCTTTGATAGAACAGTACAGAGATGAGTTGGTGGCTATCGGCGAG GTGGGTTTAGATTTCACACCACGAATAGCAAATACGGACAATCAGAAAGAAGAGCAACGTCAAGTGTTCATCAGACAGATTCAACTGGCCAAGCGGCTCGGCCTGCCTCT aAATGTTCACTCCCGTTCAGCAGGAAGACCAACTATTAACCTTCTGAAGGAGCAAG GCGCTGAATGTGTCCTTCTCCATGCATTTGATGGCAAGCCGTCGGTGGCTATGGAAGGTGTTAAAGCTGGATACTTCTTTTCCATTCCCCCTTCTATCATCAGGAGTAAGCAG CAGAAACTTGTGAAGCAGCTTCCGCTAGAGAACATCTGCTTGGAAACAGACTCCCCCGCCCTGGGACCAGAAAAACAG ATCAGAAATGAACCGAAAAACATCACGTATGCTGCGGAATATATCGCCATGGTCAAAGGAATCTCGCTAGAAGAAGTTATCAATGTCACTACTAAGAACGCCTTACGACTGTTCCCCAGATTGCTGCACGTCCTACAGAAATAA
- the LOC138681206 gene encoding putative deoxyribonuclease TATDN3 isoform X3 has product MRVMVLASSGNVERQTVMDWSGGFVDCHCHLSAAEFSHDIDHVLDEARAVGVRAIVAVAEHSAEFEKVIYLSKRYPQLVFPCLGVHPVQAANPEQQRSATLQVGLDFTPRIANTDNQKEEQRQVFIRQIQLAKRLGLPLNVHSRSAGRPTINLLKEQGAECVLLHAFDGKPSVAMEGVKAGYFFSIPPSIIRSKQKQKLVKQLPLENICLETDSPALGPEKQIRNEPKNITYAAEYIAMVKGISLEEVINVTTKNALRLFPRLLHVLQK; this is encoded by the exons ATGCGTGTTATGGTCCTTGCGTCTTCTGGCAATGTAGAGAGACAGACAGTCATGGACTGGAGCGGGGGGTTTGTGGACTGTCACTGTCACCTGTCTGCGGCAGAGTTCAGCCAT GACATCGATCATGTCTTGGATGAAGCCAGAGCA GTTGGTGTCCGGGCTATTGTCGCCGTCGCAGAACATTCAGCAGAGTTTGAAAAAGTGATTTATCTTTCTAAGCG GTATCCACAGCTGGTCTTCCCGTGTCTCGGAGTGCACCCGGTCCAAGCTGCAAATCCAGAACAGCAACGTAGTGCTACACTACAG GTGGGTTTAGATTTCACACCACGAATAGCAAATACGGACAATCAGAAAGAAGAGCAACGTCAAGTGTTCATCAGACAGATTCAACTGGCCAAGCGGCTCGGCCTGCCTCT aAATGTTCACTCCCGTTCAGCAGGAAGACCAACTATTAACCTTCTGAAGGAGCAAG GCGCTGAATGTGTCCTTCTCCATGCATTTGATGGCAAGCCGTCGGTGGCTATGGAAGGTGTTAAAGCTGGATACTTCTTTTCCATTCCCCCTTCTATCATCAGGAGTAAGCAG AAGCAGAAACTTGTGAAGCAGCTTCCGCTAGAGAACATCTGCTTGGAAACAGACTCCCCCGCCCTGGGACCAGAAAAACAG ATCAGAAATGAACCGAAAAACATCACGTATGCTGCGGAATATATCGCCATGGTCAAAGGAATCTCGCTAGAAGAAGTTATCAATGTCACTACTAAGAACGCCTTACGACTGTTCCCCAGATTGCTGCACGTCCTACAGAAATAA